The sequence TGCACCTTCTCGGCCGACGGCACGCGGCCGGGCGCCGGCGGGCCCTGCCGCAGCGGCGGCGGGCCGAGCTGCTCCGCCGGTCCGGCCAGGACGGCGGACGCGATGCAGGCTGCGGCGAGGGGGAGCAGGCGACGGAACATGGCGGTCGACGATAAGGACTGAGGCGAGCATACGCCGGCCCGGAAGCCGGGCTGGGCCGCAATTGTAAACGGGCTTGGCCTGGCCGCCGCACGGCAACGGTTTTTTACATCTGCCCTGCAAGCCCTGCCGACGAGCCGCTAGACTGCCAGCCATGAATACGCCCGCCCCAAGAAGATCCTGCTCGTCGACGACGACCCGCGCCTGCGCGAGCTGGTGCAGCGCTATCTGAACGAACAGGGTTTCTCGGTCGACGCCTTCGAGGACGCCAGCCGGCTCGAGACCCGGCTGCAGCGCAACCGGCCGGCGCTGGTGCTGCTGGACCTGATGCTGCCCGGCGAGGACGGCCTGTCGGTCTGCCGCCGGCTGCGCGCGATGGGCGACAACATCCCGATCATCATGCTGACCGCGCGCGGCGACGACATCGACCGCATCATCGGCCTCGAGATGGGCGCCGACGACTACCTGCCCAAGCCGTTCAACCCGCGCGAACTGCTGGCCCGCATCAACGCCGTGCTGCGGCGGCAGAAGGAGCCGTCGGCGCTGGCGGCGCCGCTGACCGAGGGCGAGGTGTTCGAGTTCGGTCCCTACCGGCTGGAGATCGCCAGCCGCCGGCTGAGCCGCGACGGCGAGCCGATCCCGCTGACCAATGCCGAGTTCGCCCTGCTGCGCGTGTTCGCCAGCCACCCGCGCGTGCCGCTGTCGCGCGAGCGGCTGATGGAACTGGCGCGCGGCCGCGAGCACGAGGCCTTCGACCGCAGCATCGACGTGCAGGTGTCGCGCCTCCGCAAGCTGATCGAGGACAAGGTGGCCGAGCCGCGCTATCTGCAGACCGTGTGGGGCTTCGGCTACGTGTTCGTGCCGGACGGCGGGGACAGGTAATGCCGAGGCTTTCTCTGCATCAGTGGCTTGCTCCTTTCGAGTAGTGCAGTGCCCGGCCAGGCCGGGCATTCGAGGGAAGCAAGCACTCGACCGACGGCACTACCCCTGAGTCATTCCGATCCCTCCGCCCTCGCCGCCCCGAGGCCCCGTGCAGTCGCAGACTTCATGGGGTGGACCGGAGGGAGCCTCGCCGACGCTCGTCAGTGAGACGATGAACCGGCTGCCAGGCACATCGCTGCGCTCATGCCCACCATCGATGCCTGCTGCAGATTTGGGACAGGCTGCAGGAGCAGGCTCAGTCGAATCTTCGCGGATATTTGAAACCACCTTCCCGCCCAGCCATCACGCCATGCCCATCCCGCTCCACCGCCTGTTCCCGCGCACCATCTTCTGGCGCCTGGCCGCGCTGACCGCGCTGGCGCTGCTGCTGAGCCTGGCCTTCGTGGTCGGCCTGTTCGGCTATGCGCGCCAGCAGCTGGTCGCCAACCAGGTGGCCGAGCAGGCGGCCGAGCAGCTGGCTGCCATCGAGGACGCGCTCGACGGCCTGACGCCGGCCGAGCAGCTCGACTGGCTGCAGCGCAGCCAGCGCGGCTACGCGCCGCACCTGCGCAGCCGCGGCGCGCCGCCGCCGGCGCCCTACGCGCCGCCGCTCGGGCCGCTCGAGCGTGCCATCGCCGCCGCGCTGCACGACAAGATCCCCGGCAGCGGCGAGGTACGCGAGGCGCCGCCGCCCCGGCGCCAGCTGTGGGTGCGCGTCAGCATGCTGGGCAAGCCCTACTGGCTGGTGATCCCGCTCGGCCGCTACCGCGCCGATCCGACCTGGACGCTGGCGGCCACCGCCACCATCTTCGCGCTGGCCGCGCTGGCGGTGGCGGCGCTGTTCGCCTGGCGCATCAACCGGCCGTTGCGCGAACTGCGGCTGGCGGCCGGCCGGCTCGGCCGCGGCGAGCGGCCCGAGCCGCTGCCCGAGACCGGCCCGCTCGAGGTGAAGGAGCTGTCGGCCAGCTTCAACCGCATGCTGGCCGACCTCGACGCCACCGAGCGCGAGCGCGGCGTGATGCTGGCCGGCATCTCGCACGACCTGCGCACGCCGCTGGCGCGGCTCAAGCTCGGCGTCGAGATGATGGCCGACGACAGCCTGCGCGACGGCATGCGCGAGGATGTCGAGGACATCGAGCGCATCCTCGGCCAGTTCATCGATTTCGCCCGCGGCCTGGGCAACGAGCAAGCGCGCGAGGGCGACCCGGCCGAGCTGGCGCGCGGCGTGGTGGCGCGCTATGCGCGCGGCGGCTGCGCGGTGGAACTGCTGCTCGACGACGAACTGCCGCTGGTGCCGCTGCGGCCGCTGGCGCTGAGCCGGGCGCTGGCCAACCTGATCGACAATGCGCGCCGCTACGGTGCGGCGCCCTACTCGCTCGGCGTGCACGCCGACGCCGGATCGCTGCGCTTCGTGGTCGGCGACCGCGGCCCCGGCATCCCGGCCGACCAGATCGCCACCGCGCTGCAGCCGTTCCAGCGGCTGGACAGCGCGCGCCGCGCCGACGGCGGCAGCGGCCTCGGTCTCGCCATCGTCGAGCGCATCGCGCGCCAGCACGGCGGCACGCTGGCGCTGGACCCGCGCGACGGCGGCGGGCTGCTGGCGACGATCCGGTTGCCGCTGGCGCTAGGCTGAAGCGCCCGTCGAGCGACCGCAATCCTTCTCCCGCGCGCGGGAGAAGGTGGCCCGGAGGGCCGGACGAGGGCCGTTCTTCGTAGAACCAACCCTCACCCCAACCCCTCTCCCGTGCACGGGATAGGGGCTTTCACAGCGCAGAGTGGTGTTTAGGAACTACAAGGGACCACAAGGGATAAGTCCCCAAAGTCCTGGATCGGGTGCGTGAGTACCGGCCGCCCTGGTAGGCCGGAACTCTCCGGCCCATCGGCCATCGATCCGATCGATACAGGCCTAACCCGGCGCGCCGACCCAGTCGACCACCGCCACGTAATCGGCCGGCTTCGCTTCGACCAGGCTGTCGAGATTGGCTTCCTGCAGCGCCTTGCGGCCGGCCGCGCTCTGGTTCAGGCCGAGCAGCGCCTGCTGCAGCTTGCCGCCATCGTCGCCGACCTTGGGGCTGGCGAGGAAGGACCAGTTCGGCAGCGGCCGGCTCTTCAGCGCCACCAGGCCGCCCTTCTTGGCCCATTCGCGCGCGGCCTTGGAATTGGAGGTCAGCACGCCGGCGTCGCTGAGCTGGCTGTCGAGGCCGAAGATGATCGAATCCTGCTGGCTGGTGGTCTGCACGTGCAGGTCGTCGGGCTTGAGGCCGGCATCGCGCAGCATGGCCAGCAGCACGCGCGACAGGTCGCTCTGCAGGTCGGGCATCGCCACCCGCTTGCCGCGCAGATCGCGCACCGAAGCGTAGCGATTGCCCGCCGGGGCGATCACCACCACCTGCTTGCTGCCGGTATTGGCCGCCATCAGCTTGTACTGCGCGTCGCGGATCGCCCAGCCGGCGATATAGGCGGTGCGGGTATAGACCAGTTCGCACTCGCCCTGGCGCAGCGTCTGCAGCAGCGCGCCGTAGCTCAGCACGCGGATCTTGACCGGCCGCTCGAGCGCCCGGCCGAGCTCCTCGCCGAGCGGACGGTACTTGTCCTTGACCTGGCCGATGTCGCCCTGGCCCGAGCTGCCCTCGGACACCGCCAGGCACAGCGGCCCCTTGTCGGCATGCACGGTGCCGACCAGGCCGAGCCCGGCCAGCAGGGCCAATATCAGCTTCCGCTTCCATTCCATTGGAATATTCCCTCGCAAAAAGCCCGCGATTCTGGCGATTCGGCCAAGGATTGGAACTGTGGGAAACCCGCGGCGCGTTATTGCGGTGAGCTATATTGGCCGGATCGAAACCCGGAGAAAGCCCATGCGCATGCTCAAGAAGATCCTGCTCGGCGCCGCCATCGTGGCGGTGTTGCTGGCCGCCGTCGGCCTGGCGCTGCCCAGCCATTTCGAGGTGTACCGCACGACCCGGATCGACGCCCCGCCGGCCAGGGTGTTCGCCCTGGTCGATGCGCCGCGCGAATGGAAGCGCTGGACGGTGTGGAACCGGCGCGACCCGGCGATGAAGATCGCGTACGGAGGCCCCGAGCGCGGCGTGAACGCGAGCTGGAGCTGGCAGAGCGCGACCGAGGGCAACGGCAGCATGACCTTCGTCGCGATCGAGCCGGGCCGCAAGATGAGCTACCGGCTCGAATTCCCCGACTTCGGCATGACCTCGATCGGCGTGGTGCTGGTCGAGCCGGAAGGCAGCGGCAGCAAGGTGACCTGGACCAACGAGGGCGAGCTCGGCATGAATCCGGTCAACCGCTATTTCGGGCTGTTCATGGACCGCATGGTGGGGCCGGATTTCGAGGCCGGGCTGGCCAACCTGAAGGCGCTGGCGGAGCAGCCGGGCTGAGGCTTCGCCGGAGGACTTTCTTGCCGCGGAGGGCACAGAAGTGCGCGGAGCAGGTCGGGCTTGATGCCCGACGGCGATCTTCATTCGCGGCGCTGTCGGGCATCAAGCCCGAGCTACGAAAACCCGCGTCCTCCGCGGTGAAACCCGGCGCTATTCGACGATCCGCACCCGCGTCACGTAGTACTGCGTATCGCCGAAGCAGCTGCTCGGCACGCCGACGTGTTCCTGGTAGTACAGCGTCACGCGCTTGCCCAGGCTGGCGTTGATCGCCTCGGCCACCGCGTCGTCGTGCACGGTGTAGGCGAATTTCTCGGTCAGCGTGCCGGGGATGTTGATCATCGCCAGCTCGCCTTCCCAGGTCTTGCACAGCCAGCCCTTGCGCGACAGCTTCTGCACGTAGCCGGCGCGCTCGCCCTCGGCGTAGCTCCAGCTCAGCACCGCCCAGGTGTAGGCGGCGAACAGCAGCACGATGAACAGCAGCGAGCCGAACAGCCAGCGGCCCCAGCGTAGCTGGGCGAACGGGTTTTGCATGCGGGATCTCACGATGGTCGGGCAACGGCCCGGGCGGGCGCCATCTTAACGGAAGCGCGACCCGCCGAAGCGAGCCGCATCCGCCTCAACCGAGCAGCTTCTTCAGGTAATGGCCGGTATGGCTGGCCGGATTGGCCGCCACGTCCTCGGGCGTGCCGCT is a genomic window of Chitinimonas koreensis containing:
- the ompR gene encoding osmolarity response regulator transcription factor OmpR, giving the protein MQRYLNEQGFSVDAFEDASRLETRLQRNRPALVLLDLMLPGEDGLSVCRRLRAMGDNIPIIMLTARGDDIDRIIGLEMGADDYLPKPFNPRELLARINAVLRRQKEPSALAAPLTEGEVFEFGPYRLEIASRRLSRDGEPIPLTNAEFALLRVFASHPRVPLSRERLMELARGREHEAFDRSIDVQVSRLRKLIEDKVAEPRYLQTVWGFGYVFVPDGGDR
- a CDS encoding ATP-binding protein — translated: MPIPLHRLFPRTIFWRLAALTALALLLSLAFVVGLFGYARQQLVANQVAEQAAEQLAAIEDALDGLTPAEQLDWLQRSQRGYAPHLRSRGAPPPAPYAPPLGPLERAIAAALHDKIPGSGEVREAPPPRRQLWVRVSMLGKPYWLVIPLGRYRADPTWTLAATATIFALAALAVAALFAWRINRPLRELRLAAGRLGRGERPEPLPETGPLEVKELSASFNRMLADLDATERERGVMLAGISHDLRTPLARLKLGVEMMADDSLRDGMREDVEDIERILGQFIDFARGLGNEQAREGDPAELARGVVARYARGGCAVELLLDDELPLVPLRPLALSRALANLIDNARRYGAAPYSLGVHADAGSLRFVVGDRGPGIPADQIATALQPFQRLDSARRADGGSGLGLAIVERIARQHGGTLALDPRDGGGLLATIRLPLALG
- a CDS encoding phosphate/phosphite/phosphonate ABC transporter substrate-binding protein; this translates as MEWKRKLILALLAGLGLVGTVHADKGPLCLAVSEGSSGQGDIGQVKDKYRPLGEELGRALERPVKIRVLSYGALLQTLRQGECELVYTRTAYIAGWAIRDAQYKLMAANTGSKQVVVIAPAGNRYASVRDLRGKRVAMPDLQSDLSRVLLAMLRDAGLKPDDLHVQTTSQQDSIIFGLDSQLSDAGVLTSNSKAAREWAKKGGLVALKSRPLPNWSFLASPKVGDDGGKLQQALLGLNQSAAGRKALQEANLDSLVEAKPADYVAVVDWVGAPG
- a CDS encoding SRPBCC family protein, encoding MRMLKKILLGAAIVAVLLAAVGLALPSHFEVYRTTRIDAPPARVFALVDAPREWKRWTVWNRRDPAMKIAYGGPERGVNASWSWQSATEGNGSMTFVAIEPGRKMSYRLEFPDFGMTSIGVVLVEPEGSGSKVTWTNEGELGMNPVNRYFGLFMDRMVGPDFEAGLANLKALAEQPG